From one Rosa rugosa chromosome 4, drRosRugo1.1, whole genome shotgun sequence genomic stretch:
- the LOC133743521 gene encoding uncharacterized protein LOC133743521, with amino-acid sequence MKGSLNKDSGEKVIWDQMRSSTGNPLPGPGSQSPRAATPKLLVWLILFVSVTYIVYTLKLVSTSRAACDDVDDPFSTPRHITTTTSLLADATNNNVTEAQILRLEPEPEPEKTDVKHIAFGIAASAKLWAQRKSYIKLWYKPDSMRGVVWLDRGVANRSGEGLPPLKISGDTSGFGYTNKQGHRSAIRISRIVSETLRLGLKDVRWFVMGDDDTVFMTDNLVRVLRKYDHTQYYYIGSLSESHLQNIFFSYGMAYGGGGFAISYPLAEALSKMQDRCIQRYPGLYGSDDRMQACMAELGVPLTKELGFHQYDVYGNLFGLLAAHPVAPLVTLHHLDVVEPIFPNVTRVKALQQLMVPVKLDSAGIMQQSICYDKSKSWTISVSWGFAVQIFRGVFSPREMEMPSRTFLNWYRRADFTAYAFNTRPVSRNPCQKPFVFYLSKAKFNSTMNTTFSEYVQHRVPHPLCKWKMADPARFEKVEVYKKPDPQLWNRSPRRNCCRVRNPKQKKGTMVIDVGLCKEGEISEI; translated from the exons ATGAAAGGCAGCCTGAACAAAGATTCGGGAGAGAAAGTGATTTGGGATCAGATGCGGAGCTCCACAGGGAACCCTTTACCTGGTCCTGGCTCTCAATCTCCTCGAGCAGCCACCCCTAAACTCCTCGTCTGGCTCATCCTCTTCGTCTCCGTCACTTACATCGTCTACACCCTCAAGCTCGTCTCCACCTCACGCGCCGCCTGCGACGACGTCGACGACCCCTTCTCCACCCCCCGCcacatcaccaccaccacctcattACTCGCCGACGCCACCAACAACAACGTCACGGAAGCCCAGATTCTCCGGCTGGAACCGGAGCCGGAGCCGGAGAAAACCGACGTCAAGCACATAGCGTTCGGCATTGCCGCGTCGGCCAAGCTGTGGGCCCAGAGGAAGAGCTACATCAAGCTCTGGTACAAGCCGGACTCCATGCGCGGCGTAGTGTGGCTGGACCGGGGGGTGGCCAATCGCAGCGGCGAGGGGCTCCCGCCGCTCAAGATCTCCGGCGACACCTCCGGGTTCGGGTACACCAACAAGCAGGGCCACCGCTCCGCCATCCGGATCTCGCGGATCGTCTCCGAAACGCTGCGTTTGGGCCTCAAGGACGTCCGCTGGTTCGTCATGGGCGACGACGACACCGTCTTCATGACCGACAACCTCGTCCGCGTCCTCCGGAAATACGACCACACCCAGTACTACTACATTGGCTCCCTGTCGGAATCCCACTTGCAGAACATCTTCTTCTCGTACGGCATGGCGTACGGCGGCGGCGGCTTCGCCATAAGCTACCCTCTGGCCGAGGCCCTAAGCAAAATGCAAGACAGGTGCATACAACGTTATCCCGGTCTGTACGGCTCTGACGACCGAATGCAGGCGTGCATGGCCGAACTCGGTGTTCCACTCACTAAAGAGCTCGGCTTTCACCAG TATGACGTGTATGGGAACCTATTCGGACTCCTTGCAGCACACCCGGTGGCACCCTTGGTTACATTGCATCACCTTGATGTGGTTGAGCCCATCTTTCCCAACGTTACCCGAGTTAAAGCCCTTCAGCAGCTTATGGTCCCAGTGAAGCTGGACTCAGCAGGAATCATGCAACAATCTATCTGTTATGACAAGTCAAAGAGCTGGACCATTTCCGTTTCATGGGGCTTTGCTGTCCAAATTTTTCGAGGAGTTTTTTCACCCCGGGAGATGGAAATGCCTTCCCGAACGTTTTTGAATTGGTACAGAAGAGCAGATTTCACTGCATATGCATTCAACACGCGTCCAGTTAGCCGAAACCCTTGCCAGAAACCTTTTGTGTTTTAcctgtcaaaggcaaaattcAATTCTACAATGAATACGACATTCAGCGAGTATGTCCAGCATCGCGTCCCTCATCCCTTGTGCAAGTGGAAGATGGCTGATCCTGCTAGATTTGAGAAAGTTGAGGTCTATAAGAAGCCTGACCCTCAGCTGTGGAATAGA TCGCCAAGGagaaattgctgcagggtcagaAACCCGAAGCAGAAGAAAGGAACCATGGTGATAGATGTTGGTTTATGTAAAGAGGGTGAGATCAGTGAAATATAG